Proteins encoded within one genomic window of Desertibacillus haloalkaliphilus:
- a CDS encoding nitrilase-related carbon-nitrogen hydrolase, whose product MMVTVAAIQMKSNRPNVNQNRIAMEKKIREASAAGAQIICFPELSYSSYHLTTEQFFAIAEPSNGNFVQWLQALAKELNVVIVGSFPEIKSGNLFISAVVINRSGTVLGLHRKSFLWGKERETFTAGPYMYRVFQTDFCKIGVLICYDIEFAEPARLLALQGVDLILAPSVWSKEAEIRWDVQLPARALDNTCFILGVNTVGEGACGKSKLVHPTGKVLAEASKSNEDILKVPIDISECTKARKQIPYLDDFPKKLTPGGYTEN is encoded by the coding sequence ATGATGGTTACAGTTGCTGCCATACAAATGAAATCGAACAGACCTAACGTAAATCAAAACCGTATAGCCATGGAAAAAAAGATACGAGAAGCATCAGCAGCAGGGGCTCAAATTATTTGTTTTCCAGAGCTCAGTTATTCTAGTTACCACCTTACAACGGAGCAATTCTTTGCCATTGCTGAGCCTTCTAATGGAAACTTTGTACAATGGCTCCAAGCACTAGCAAAAGAATTAAATGTTGTGATTGTAGGCTCATTTCCTGAGATTAAAAGTGGAAATCTCTTTATCTCAGCGGTCGTGATTAATCGATCAGGAACTGTATTAGGTCTGCACAGGAAATCGTTCTTATGGGGAAAGGAAAGGGAAACCTTTACAGCGGGACCTTATATGTACCGTGTCTTTCAAACGGATTTTTGTAAAATTGGTGTGCTTATTTGTTATGATATCGAGTTCGCTGAACCTGCACGACTGTTGGCCCTACAGGGGGTCGATCTCATATTAGCTCCGTCTGTCTGGAGCAAAGAGGCTGAAATTCGGTGGGACGTGCAGTTACCTGCACGTGCACTAGATAATACATGCTTTATCCTAGGGGTAAATACAGTAGGTGAAGGAGCATGTGGGAAAAGTAAACTCGTTCATCCAACTGGAAAAGTTCTCGCTGAAGCATCTAAATCAAACGAAGACATTTTAAAAGTACCAATTGATATAAGTGAATGCACAAAAGCGCGCAAACAAATTCCATATTTAGATGACTTTCCAAAAAAATTAACGCCAGGAGGTTATACGGAGAATTAA
- a CDS encoding DUF1273 domain-containing protein — translation MKVVTVTGYKSHELGIFDQKHPWVTYIKKALENKISQLVEEGLEWVIISGQLGVELWAGEVTISLKQTYPDLKLAILTPFLNQEDRWNEKTKAYYQEVYQQADFTESITKREYTSPAQLKLKNDYLIAKSDALVVLYDEEKQGSPSYYLTPAKKRQETEGYEIFFITPDDLEMIDQEEREANPDYWN, via the coding sequence ATAAAAGTGGTAACAGTCACAGGATACAAGTCTCATGAATTAGGCATTTTTGATCAAAAGCACCCATGGGTCACCTACATAAAAAAAGCACTTGAAAACAAAATAAGTCAGCTTGTTGAAGAGGGACTTGAATGGGTCATTATCTCTGGTCAACTAGGGGTTGAACTTTGGGCAGGAGAGGTAACAATTTCTCTAAAACAAACATATCCAGACCTGAAGCTAGCGATCTTAACACCTTTCCTAAATCAAGAGGATCGCTGGAACGAAAAAACAAAAGCCTACTATCAAGAAGTATATCAGCAAGCTGATTTTACGGAGAGTATTACCAAAAGGGAGTATACAAGCCCTGCACAGTTAAAGTTGAAAAATGATTACTTAATTGCCAAAAGTGATGCTCTTGTTGTTCTATATGATGAAGAAAAACAAGGTTCACCGTCCTATTACCTGACTCCAGCAAAAAAAAGGCAGGAAACTGAGGGATACGAGATCTTCTTTATTACCCCTGACGACCTTGAAATGATCGATCAGGAAGAACGAGAAGCTAACCCTGATTATTGGAATTAA
- a CDS encoding DUF3189 family protein: MIYVYNCYAGTHSSALAAAYHLNKIPRDRTPTKEEILTIDIFNKLTSKDMGKLIYHGNDESNHPVYTVGRGNSKAVVPALSGLVDILHQHGQTDEKVIFSNASPTVPLAMTFGGLFSRRLKIDFIGVPLLIKGAKQAYDDIAKLVEKTKEVAATTENQVEVLDNKEFEAIQ; the protein is encoded by the coding sequence GTGATTTACGTCTATAATTGTTATGCCGGGACGCATTCATCTGCATTAGCTGCTGCTTATCACCTTAATAAAATCCCTCGTGACCGAACGCCTACAAAAGAGGAGATTTTAACAATTGATATTTTCAATAAACTAACATCAAAAGATATGGGTAAATTAATATATCATGGAAACGATGAAAGTAATCACCCAGTCTATACGGTCGGTAGAGGGAACTCAAAAGCTGTTGTTCCTGCATTGAGTGGGTTAGTTGATATCCTTCACCAGCATGGTCAAACAGATGAAAAAGTCATCTTTTCTAATGCCTCACCGACCGTACCGTTAGCGATGACCTTTGGTGGTCTGTTTTCTCGCCGTCTTAAGATTGATTTTATCGGTGTTCCGTTACTTATAAAAGGCGCGAAACAAGCCTATGATGACATTGCAAAGCTCGTTGAGAAAACAAAAGAAGTCGCTGCAACAACGGAAAATCAAGTTGAAGTACTTGATAATAAAGAGTTTGAAGCTATTCAATGA
- a CDS encoding ribonuclease H-like domain-containing protein — protein MSIKSKLNRYKKHLQIEEKQTPSLEEKTEKANKATVDVPYLEQWQALGATPLFFDDQYTLLRTVEYPLDHWHGRYQFQQLQEAIERWNEVEASHPLTSKGKEASDLVFFDTETTGLSSGTGNTIFLLGYSRIENKKVIVKQFFLPGPHHEVALYHHFLTDVGNLENLVTYNGKAFDWPQLKTRHTFVRNEVPKLPSFGHFDLLHGSRRLWKEILPSCRLSVVEQDILKFTRTNDTPGYLAPMLYFDFLNEQDPRFVEGVLTHNEWDVLSLMGLYTHLTNQLVDVKTSHVSAKEAYEIGRWYEQFGEVETAYEFYQKAADIEGPVKHQALHAIALLNKKQKKYDKAASTWEHLLERSPYPKPTYAIELAKIYEHQSKDYEKALTYAKMAYQLWGEKERLLKKQENAERLTFIKRIERLTKKIEVRK, from the coding sequence ATGTCAATTAAGAGCAAGTTAAACCGATATAAAAAACACCTACAAATCGAAGAAAAACAAACACCGTCACTGGAGGAGAAAACTGAAAAAGCTAACAAGGCAACAGTCGACGTGCCTTATCTAGAACAATGGCAAGCGCTAGGAGCCACTCCACTGTTTTTTGACGACCAATACACATTGCTTCGAACAGTCGAATACCCACTTGACCACTGGCATGGACGTTATCAATTTCAACAATTACAAGAAGCGATCGAAAGGTGGAATGAGGTTGAAGCCTCTCATCCGTTAACTTCTAAAGGAAAAGAGGCAAGCGACTTAGTGTTTTTTGACACGGAAACAACGGGATTAAGTAGCGGAACTGGTAATACAATTTTTCTCTTAGGTTATAGTCGAATCGAGAATAAGAAAGTAATTGTTAAACAGTTTTTCTTGCCTGGCCCTCACCATGAAGTCGCTCTTTACCATCACTTTTTAACAGATGTAGGCAATTTAGAGAACTTAGTCACATATAATGGAAAAGCCTTTGATTGGCCACAGTTGAAGACACGCCATACATTTGTTAGAAATGAAGTGCCGAAGCTGCCATCATTTGGACACTTCGATTTGCTACATGGCTCAAGACGATTATGGAAAGAGATCCTGCCTTCATGCCGTCTATCGGTTGTAGAACAGGATATTCTTAAGTTTACGCGCACAAATGATACCCCGGGCTATCTTGCCCCGATGTTGTACTTTGACTTTTTAAATGAACAGGATCCAAGGTTTGTTGAGGGTGTGTTAACCCATAACGAATGGGATGTATTATCGTTGATGGGACTATATACGCATCTAACGAACCAATTAGTTGACGTTAAAACAAGCCATGTTTCAGCGAAGGAAGCATACGAAATCGGCCGTTGGTATGAACAATTTGGCGAGGTAGAAACAGCCTACGAATTTTATCAAAAAGCTGCAGATATTGAAGGGCCTGTTAAACATCAAGCCTTACATGCAATTGCGTTACTGAATAAAAAACAAAAAAAGTATGACAAGGCTGCTAGTACTTGGGAACACTTACTTGAAAGAAGTCCCTATCCAAAACCAACGTATGCGATTGAACTTGCTAAAATCTATGAACACCAAAGCAAAGATTATGAAAAGGCACTAACCTATGCAAAAATGGCGTATCAGCTATGGGGAGAAAAGGAAAGATTGCTCAAAAAACAAGAAAATGCAGAACGTCTTACTTTTATCAAACGAATAGAACGTTTAACGAAGAAAATCGAAGTGCGGAAATAA
- a CDS encoding transporter substrate-binding domain-containing protein: protein MKKFFLFLVFLLMIAMIAACGTGDDAGTEETEEPAPQEDATGSEEDVDEGDATAEEKDTYLVVTDNNYIPFEYLDEETGELVGFDIDLVQAVADEAGFEIELEQMEFAGIVAAIASERFDLAIAGMTITEERAESIDFSQPYYDAGLILAVHADTEDIQSIDDVDGKVVATRSGSTSEDFLNENTNANVEAFPEITEAYQNVLAGRADAVLYDVPNVLYYADTETGGELVAVGDVLKGEQYGMAFPKGSELTEKVDEALDTLMEDGTYGDIYEKWFGERPDGM from the coding sequence ATGAAAAAGTTTTTTTTATTTCTCGTCTTTCTACTCATGATTGCCATGATCGCCGCATGCGGGACAGGAGACGATGCAGGAACGGAGGAAACAGAAGAACCAGCTCCACAAGAGGATGCGACAGGAAGTGAAGAGGATGTTGATGAAGGTGATGCAACAGCGGAGGAAAAAGATACATACCTCGTTGTGACAGACAATAACTACATTCCATTTGAATACCTAGATGAAGAAACTGGTGAACTTGTTGGCTTTGATATCGATCTCGTACAGGCGGTCGCTGACGAAGCTGGCTTTGAAATTGAACTAGAACAAATGGAGTTTGCTGGAATTGTAGCGGCCATCGCTTCTGAGCGTTTTGACCTTGCGATTGCGGGCATGACGATTACAGAAGAGCGAGCAGAGTCTATCGACTTCTCTCAACCTTATTATGATGCTGGTTTAATTTTAGCTGTTCATGCTGACACAGAAGATATTCAATCCATTGATGATGTTGACGGAAAGGTTGTCGCTACACGTTCGGGCTCGACAAGTGAAGACTTCTTAAATGAAAACACAAATGCAAATGTTGAGGCTTTCCCGGAAATTACTGAGGCTTACCAAAACGTATTAGCTGGGCGAGCGGACGCAGTGCTATATGATGTACCAAACGTTCTTTACTATGCTGATACAGAAACGGGTGGTGAGCTTGTAGCTGTTGGTGACGTTCTTAAAGGTGAGCAGTACGGAATGGCATTTCCGAAAGGTTCTGAGTTAACAGAGAAGGTAGATGAAGCTTTAGACACATTGATGGAAGATGGCACGTATGGTGACATTTAT
- the gpsB gene encoding cell division regulator GpsB, which produces MNHDVRLQPKDILDKEFKTSLKGYNQDEVDKFLDIVIQDYELYEKKIEQLEQENEQLRKQTKKLSEPQTRSTRQTVSAGSTNYDILQRLSNLEKKVFGSKLYD; this is translated from the coding sequence ATGAATCACGATGTTCGATTACAACCAAAGGATATATTAGACAAAGAATTTAAAACCAGCCTTAAAGGGTATAATCAAGACGAAGTTGATAAGTTCTTGGATATAGTCATTCAAGATTATGAACTATACGAAAAGAAAATTGAACAATTAGAACAAGAAAACGAACAATTACGAAAACAAACAAAAAAGCTATCGGAACCTCAAACGCGGTCTACCCGTCAAACGGTATCAGCGGGTAGTACGAATTATGATATTTTGCAACGACTTTCTAACTTAGAAAAGAAGGTCTTTGGCAGTAAATTATATGATTAA
- a CDS encoding DEAD/DEAH box helicase has product MEFRKGLDQLIVNLQTNEQYKDQIVHWHEIEAKEAVTRPFPDRVDGRIRSALERRGIKKLYTHQYSAFEEAATGQSIVAVTPTASGKTLCYNLPVLQQIANDEESRALYLFPTKALAQDQKSELNEIIDEIGIDIKSYTYDGDTSPAIRQVVRKAGHIVITNPDMLHSAILPHHTKWVSLFENLKYVVVDELHTYRGVFGSHVANVIRRLKRICAFYGSNPTFICTSATIANPKQLATELTGTDMKLINNNGAPRGKKHFVFYNPPIVNQPLNIRKSATVEVNRLAKEFLQQKIQTIVFARSRVRVEVILSHLQELTKKELQAKSIQGYRGGYLPKQRREIERGLRNGEIVGVVSTNALELGVDIGQLQVCIMTGYPGSIASAWQQAGRAGRRADESVIFLVASSAPLDQYVIQNPDYFFERTPESARINPDNLVILVDHLKCAAYELPFKEGELFDGVEIEEIVEFLAEEQVLHHQGNKWYWMNDSFPAHNISLRSASQENVVIIDISDVSNSKVIGEMDRFSAMTLLHDEAIYLHQGVQYQVEELDWDEKKAYVREVDVEYYTDANLAVQLKVLEVDNQKELPKSTIAFGEVMVNAMATIFKKIKLSTFENIGSGPIHLPEEELHTNAAWISFSHEIVEQYGKDPLEQALMGLANVLRHVAPVFVMCDRSDLHVVPQIKAVHSELPTVFLYDRYPGGVGLSEQVYKNIHEILREVRSLIQKCPCTEGCPSCVGTTEEVGKNVKDMVLQLITVVETSDKDVN; this is encoded by the coding sequence ATGGAGTTTAGAAAAGGATTAGATCAACTCATAGTTAATTTACAAACGAATGAGCAATATAAAGATCAAATTGTGCACTGGCATGAAATTGAAGCCAAAGAAGCTGTTACGCGTCCATTCCCGGATCGAGTAGACGGACGTATTCGATCTGCGCTAGAGCGGCGTGGAATTAAAAAGCTATATACACATCAATATTCGGCGTTTGAAGAAGCCGCAACCGGACAAAGCATTGTTGCGGTAACACCAACAGCCTCCGGTAAAACACTATGTTATAACTTACCTGTTCTTCAGCAAATCGCTAATGATGAAGAAAGCCGCGCGCTCTACTTATTTCCAACAAAAGCGTTGGCTCAAGATCAAAAAAGTGAATTAAATGAAATCATAGATGAGATTGGTATTGATATTAAGAGCTACACGTATGATGGCGATACGTCACCAGCAATTCGCCAAGTTGTAAGAAAAGCAGGTCATATCGTGATTACAAATCCCGATATGCTACACTCTGCGATCTTACCTCACCATACGAAGTGGGTATCATTGTTTGAAAATTTAAAGTATGTCGTTGTTGATGAATTACACACCTACCGTGGTGTTTTTGGTAGTCATGTCGCCAATGTGATTCGGCGCTTAAAAAGGATTTGTGCCTTCTATGGAAGTAATCCTACCTTTATTTGTACGTCAGCAACGATTGCCAATCCAAAACAATTAGCTACTGAGTTAACTGGTACAGACATGAAACTGATTAACAATAACGGTGCACCGCGTGGCAAAAAGCATTTTGTTTTTTATAACCCGCCAATAGTCAATCAACCGTTAAACATTCGCAAAAGTGCGACCGTAGAAGTTAATCGTCTAGCTAAGGAATTTTTACAACAGAAGATTCAAACGATTGTCTTTGCACGTAGCCGTGTCCGTGTTGAAGTGATTTTGAGTCATTTACAGGAGTTGACGAAAAAAGAGTTACAGGCAAAATCCATCCAGGGGTACAGAGGTGGGTATTTACCGAAACAACGACGTGAGATTGAGCGTGGTCTACGTAATGGAGAGATCGTCGGTGTTGTTAGTACAAACGCGTTAGAACTTGGTGTTGACATTGGCCAACTTCAAGTCTGTATTATGACTGGATACCCTGGTTCCATTGCTAGTGCTTGGCAACAGGCAGGGAGAGCGGGGCGGCGTGCTGACGAGTCCGTTATCTTTCTAGTCGCAAGCTCGGCGCCACTTGATCAATATGTGATTCAAAACCCTGATTATTTTTTTGAGCGTACGCCAGAATCGGCAAGAATTAATCCCGATAACCTCGTGATTCTTGTTGACCACCTAAAATGCGCAGCTTATGAACTGCCTTTTAAGGAAGGTGAGCTATTTGATGGTGTTGAGATCGAGGAGATCGTTGAATTTTTAGCAGAAGAACAAGTTCTTCATCACCAAGGAAATAAATGGTACTGGATGAATGATTCGTTCCCAGCCCACAACATTAGCTTGCGATCAGCCTCTCAAGAAAATGTCGTTATCATTGATATCAGTGATGTTTCAAATAGTAAAGTGATTGGAGAGATGGATCGTTTTAGTGCGATGACGCTTCTTCATGATGAAGCGATTTACTTACACCAAGGGGTACAGTACCAAGTAGAAGAACTAGATTGGGATGAAAAAAAGGCATATGTGCGTGAAGTCGATGTCGAATATTATACTGATGCAAACTTAGCCGTTCAATTAAAAGTCCTCGAAGTGGATAACCAAAAGGAATTACCGAAATCAACGATTGCTTTCGGAGAGGTCATGGTCAATGCGATGGCGACCATTTTCAAAAAAATAAAGCTATCTACCTTTGAAAATATCGGATCAGGCCCAATTCATTTACCAGAAGAAGAACTTCATACAAACGCGGCTTGGATTAGCTTTTCTCATGAAATTGTCGAGCAGTATGGCAAAGACCCACTAGAACAAGCATTAATGGGGCTTGCGAACGTACTTCGTCATGTTGCCCCCGTCTTTGTAATGTGCGATCGCTCCGATCTACATGTCGTGCCACAAATAAAGGCCGTACATTCCGAACTTCCAACTGTGTTTTTATATGATCGTTACCCAGGTGGAGTCGGACTTTCAGAACAAGTGTATAAAAATATTCATGAAATTTTACGAGAAGTACGATCACTAATTCAGAAATGCCCGTGCACAGAAGGATGTCCGTCTTGCGTCGGTACTACCGAAGAGGTAGGAAAAAACGTGAAAGATATGGTTCTTCAATTAATTACTGTTGTAGAAACGAGCGATAAAGATGTCAATTAA
- a CDS encoding CotD family spore coat protein, with protein MLPPVVHPTRYNERHHRCEYIVPEIHPSHTKNITHHHYKHMHSYPHTESFADTVSHQHFHCPPGHPPAPRPGFPPRRPFF; from the coding sequence ATGTTACCGCCTGTTGTTCACCCAACGCGCTATAATGAGAGACATCACAGATGTGAGTATATTGTTCCGGAAATTCATCCTAGCCACACGAAGAACATTACACATCATCACTATAAGCACATGCATAGCTACCCACACACGGAGTCATTCGCTGATACGGTAAGCCACCAGCATTTCCATTGCCCGCCGGGTCATCCACCGGCTCCGCGCCCGGGCTTCCCACCACGTCGTCCGTTCTTCTAA